One part of the Drosophila teissieri strain GT53w chromosome 3R, Prin_Dtei_1.1, whole genome shotgun sequence genome encodes these proteins:
- the LOC122620597 gene encoding uncharacterized protein LOC122620597 isoform X3, which translates to MFIFPILFVQIVISNVIRSFTKPTKMSEDLDELFLSPIPAPSAVELQQCILFGFRRRLHPAQIFEECRNAFGPFCPSAQYVARWCQRFQDGFFNLDEKDDEELRIGRGGTPTTCSDYDDDSDCGGATVLPLTLSEMLHRSEEEEDDGTDGFEKESDDGLDGHVIGYWQGYGYLGGKQRYSWAGSKLGNSVCELPPLPKSLIGFNKLLCSDSGLLSDVEGNNNSSETSRKPNHTHAGEVQDAKEQASDRSLPCSPNGNTSTPSIAAKSEAKSPSLSAKGNPQVVEAGSTLDAQIATLRKEMNGLRQLDLSLLSQLWVLNESIQEFRALIEDQENEDEDDEVENGNELDEEGNSRVSSSIESVRLEGGADADAMSKHLGTIPKVITTQPKVLRDSLATASKDQKPVPRMRSAPPPPPPVVLQSSSLERKPPAPSRPT; encoded by the exons ATGTTCATTTTTCCCATACTGTTTGTTCAAATCGTGATTT CTAATGTCATAAGGAGTTTCACAAAGCCAACGAAAATGTCCGAGGACCTGGACGAGCTCTTCCTGTCGCCCATTCCGGCGCCCTCGGCcgtggagctgcagcagtgcATCCTGTTCGGCTTCCGACGGCGCCTGCATCCCGCCCAGATCTTCGAGGAGTGCCGCAACGCCTTCGGGCCCTTCTGCCCCAGTGCGCAGTACGTGGCGAGGTGGTGCCAGCGGTTCCAGGACGGCTTCTTCAACCTGGACgagaaggacgacgaggagctgAGGATCGGGCGTGGTGGCACACCCACGACCTGCAGCGATTACGATGATGACAGTGATTGTGGGGGGGCGACTGTTCTGCCCCTGACCCTAAGTGAAATGCTCCATCGCagtgaggaggaggaggatgatggTACTGATGGTTTTGAGAAGGAGAGTGATGATGGTCTAGATGGTCATGTGATTGGTTATTGGCAGGGTTATGGCTATTTGGGTGGCAAGCAAAGGTACAGTTGGGCTGGAAGTAAACT TGGAAACTCGGTCTGCGAGCTGCCCCCGCTGCCAAAATCCCTCATTGGCTTCAACAAGCTACTGTGCTCCGATTCGGGACTCCTGAGTGACGTGGAAGGAAACAATAACAGCAGCGAAACAAGCCGAAAACCAAACCACACTCATGCCGGCGAGGTGCAGGATGCCAAGGAGCAGGCCAGCGATAGGTCACTGCCCTGCTCGCCGAACGGAAACACATCCACACCATCGATTGCGGCCAAATCCGAGGCCAAGTCCCCCAGCTTATCCGCCAAAGGAAACCCCCAAGTGGTCGAGGCGGGCAGCACGCTGGATGCCCAGATTGCGACGCTGCGGAAGGAAATG AACGGACTGCGTCAACTAGATCTCTCGTTGTTGTCACAACTGTGGGTGCTTAACGAATCGATCCAAGAGTTCCGCGCCCTGATCGAGGATCAGGAgaacgaggatgaggacgacgaggtGGAGAATGGCAACGAGTTGGACGAGGAGGGCAACAGCCGGGTCTCCTCGTCCATCGAGTCGGTGCGCTTGGAGGGCGGTGCGGATGCAGATGCCATGTCGAAGCATCTGGGAACCATACCAAAGGTCATAACGACGCAGCCAAAGGTGCTGAGGGACTCACTGGCCACGGCCAGCAAGGACCAGAAGCCGGTGCCCAGGATGCGGAGTGCcccgccaccaccacctccagtCGTGCTGCAATCCTCCTCCCTGGAGCGAAAGCCGCCGGCTCCGTCACGACCCACATGA
- the LOC122620597 gene encoding uncharacterized protein LOC122620597 isoform X4, protein MFIFPILFVQIVISNVIRSFTKPTKMSEDLDELFLSPIPAPSAVELQQCILFGFRRRLHPAQIFEECRNAFGPFCPSAQYVARWCQRFQDGFFNLDEKDDEELRIGRGGTPTTCSDYDDDSDCGGATVLPLTLSEMLHRSEEEEDDGTDGFEKESDDGLDGHVIGYWQGYGYLGGKQSGNSVCELPPLPKSLIGFNKLLCSDSGLLSDVEGNNNSSETSRKPNHTHAGEVQDAKEQASDRSLPCSPNGNTSTPSIAAKSEAKSPSLSAKGNPQVVEAGSTLDAQIATLRKEMNGLRQLDLSLLSQLWVLNESIQEFRALIEDQENEDEDDEVENGNELDEEGNSRVSSSIESVRLEGGADADAMSKHLGTIPKVITTQPKVLRDSLATASKDQKPVPRMRSAPPPPPPVVLQSSSLERKPPAPSRPT, encoded by the exons ATGTTCATTTTTCCCATACTGTTTGTTCAAATCGTGATTT CTAATGTCATAAGGAGTTTCACAAAGCCAACGAAAATGTCCGAGGACCTGGACGAGCTCTTCCTGTCGCCCATTCCGGCGCCCTCGGCcgtggagctgcagcagtgcATCCTGTTCGGCTTCCGACGGCGCCTGCATCCCGCCCAGATCTTCGAGGAGTGCCGCAACGCCTTCGGGCCCTTCTGCCCCAGTGCGCAGTACGTGGCGAGGTGGTGCCAGCGGTTCCAGGACGGCTTCTTCAACCTGGACgagaaggacgacgaggagctgAGGATCGGGCGTGGTGGCACACCCACGACCTGCAGCGATTACGATGATGACAGTGATTGTGGGGGGGCGACTGTTCTGCCCCTGACCCTAAGTGAAATGCTCCATCGCagtgaggaggaggaggatgatggTACTGATGGTTTTGAGAAGGAGAGTGATGATGGTCTAGATGGTCATGTGATTGGTTATTGGCAGGGTTATGGCTATTTGGGTGGCAAGCAAAG TGGAAACTCGGTCTGCGAGCTGCCCCCGCTGCCAAAATCCCTCATTGGCTTCAACAAGCTACTGTGCTCCGATTCGGGACTCCTGAGTGACGTGGAAGGAAACAATAACAGCAGCGAAACAAGCCGAAAACCAAACCACACTCATGCCGGCGAGGTGCAGGATGCCAAGGAGCAGGCCAGCGATAGGTCACTGCCCTGCTCGCCGAACGGAAACACATCCACACCATCGATTGCGGCCAAATCCGAGGCCAAGTCCCCCAGCTTATCCGCCAAAGGAAACCCCCAAGTGGTCGAGGCGGGCAGCACGCTGGATGCCCAGATTGCGACGCTGCGGAAGGAAATG AACGGACTGCGTCAACTAGATCTCTCGTTGTTGTCACAACTGTGGGTGCTTAACGAATCGATCCAAGAGTTCCGCGCCCTGATCGAGGATCAGGAgaacgaggatgaggacgacgaggtGGAGAATGGCAACGAGTTGGACGAGGAGGGCAACAGCCGGGTCTCCTCGTCCATCGAGTCGGTGCGCTTGGAGGGCGGTGCGGATGCAGATGCCATGTCGAAGCATCTGGGAACCATACCAAAGGTCATAACGACGCAGCCAAAGGTGCTGAGGGACTCACTGGCCACGGCCAGCAAGGACCAGAAGCCGGTGCCCAGGATGCGGAGTGCcccgccaccaccacctccagtCGTGCTGCAATCCTCCTCCCTGGAGCGAAAGCCGCCGGCTCCGTCACGACCCACATGA
- the LOC122620597 gene encoding uncharacterized protein LOC122620597 isoform X5, which translates to MSEDLDELFLSPIPAPSAVELQQCILFGFRRRLHPAQIFEECRNAFGPFCPSAQYVARWCQRFQDGFFNLDEKDDEELRIGRGGTPTTCSDYDDDSDCGGATVLPLTLSEMLHRSEEEEDDGTDGFEKESDDGLDGHVIGYWQGYGYLGGKQRYSWAGSKLGNSVCELPPLPKSLIGFNKLLCSDSGLLSDVEGNNNSSETSRKPNHTHAGEVQDAKEQASDRSLPCSPNGNTSTPSIAAKSEAKSPSLSAKGNPQVVEAGSTLDAQIATLRKEMNGLRQLDLSLLSQLWVLNESIQEFRALIEDQENEDEDDEVENGNELDEEGNSRVSSSIESVRLEGGADADAMSKHLGTIPKVITTQPKVLRDSLATASKDQKPVPRMRSAPPPPPPVVLQSSSLERKPPAPSRPT; encoded by the exons ATGTCCGAGGACCTGGACGAGCTCTTCCTGTCGCCCATTCCGGCGCCCTCGGCcgtggagctgcagcagtgcATCCTGTTCGGCTTCCGACGGCGCCTGCATCCCGCCCAGATCTTCGAGGAGTGCCGCAACGCCTTCGGGCCCTTCTGCCCCAGTGCGCAGTACGTGGCGAGGTGGTGCCAGCGGTTCCAGGACGGCTTCTTCAACCTGGACgagaaggacgacgaggagctgAGGATCGGGCGTGGTGGCACACCCACGACCTGCAGCGATTACGATGATGACAGTGATTGTGGGGGGGCGACTGTTCTGCCCCTGACCCTAAGTGAAATGCTCCATCGCagtgaggaggaggaggatgatggTACTGATGGTTTTGAGAAGGAGAGTGATGATGGTCTAGATGGTCATGTGATTGGTTATTGGCAGGGTTATGGCTATTTGGGTGGCAAGCAAAGGTACAGTTGGGCTGGAAGTAAACT TGGAAACTCGGTCTGCGAGCTGCCCCCGCTGCCAAAATCCCTCATTGGCTTCAACAAGCTACTGTGCTCCGATTCGGGACTCCTGAGTGACGTGGAAGGAAACAATAACAGCAGCGAAACAAGCCGAAAACCAAACCACACTCATGCCGGCGAGGTGCAGGATGCCAAGGAGCAGGCCAGCGATAGGTCACTGCCCTGCTCGCCGAACGGAAACACATCCACACCATCGATTGCGGCCAAATCCGAGGCCAAGTCCCCCAGCTTATCCGCCAAAGGAAACCCCCAAGTGGTCGAGGCGGGCAGCACGCTGGATGCCCAGATTGCGACGCTGCGGAAGGAAATG AACGGACTGCGTCAACTAGATCTCTCGTTGTTGTCACAACTGTGGGTGCTTAACGAATCGATCCAAGAGTTCCGCGCCCTGATCGAGGATCAGGAgaacgaggatgaggacgacgaggtGGAGAATGGCAACGAGTTGGACGAGGAGGGCAACAGCCGGGTCTCCTCGTCCATCGAGTCGGTGCGCTTGGAGGGCGGTGCGGATGCAGATGCCATGTCGAAGCATCTGGGAACCATACCAAAGGTCATAACGACGCAGCCAAAGGTGCTGAGGGACTCACTGGCCACGGCCAGCAAGGACCAGAAGCCGGTGCCCAGGATGCGGAGTGCcccgccaccaccacctccagtCGTGCTGCAATCCTCCTCCCTGGAGCGAAAGCCGCCGGCTCCGTCACGACCCACATGA
- the LOC122622003 gene encoding uncharacterized protein LOC122622003, whose translation MKSHILLLGFLAILLGILSEENVNAAGLLSSSAQTQGCQCSLTMSCSCCQSVSVDLLNQNSTVCLTLGIGLTSGTINLGATMDGDAVAAFSISTTKPPTYCIPVISMVSLDMCIKVNIKMAGLAVKACPTFYTDYATNQLVGYDFPCIQVGMDGVSLV comes from the exons ATGAAATCGCACATCCTGCTGCTTGGATTCCTGGCCATCCTTCTGGGGATCCTAAGTGAGGAGAATGTCAACGCAGCTGGACTTTTATCCTCGTCGGCACAGACCCAGGGATGCCAATGCTCCCTGACGATGTCCTGCAGCTGTTGCCAGAGTGTTTCGGTTGATCTACTGAATCAAAACAGCACTG TGTGCCTCACCTTGGGCATCGGCTTGACCAGTGGAACCATCAATTTGGGAGCCACAATGGATGGAGATGCGGTGGCCGCGTTCTccatcagcaccaccaagCCGCCCACATACTGCATCCCAGTGATCTCCATGGTTTCCCTGGACATGTGCATCAAAGTTAACATCAAGATGGCCGGATTGGCGGTCAAGGCCTGTCCCACCTTCTATACCGACTATGCCACGAACCAGCTCGTGGGCTACGACTTTCCCTGCATCCAAGTGGGCATGGATGGAGTTAGCCTGGTCTAG
- the LOC122621688 gene encoding uncharacterized protein LOC122621688 isoform X1 — translation MASAKLLLFTALVALMAAHSSAGLLDYVFPTLMTEFYNQAPTKEGYRFASEEPNGSKREEMGVIMNPGTPDEQLVVMGMYSSYDEKTDTETVTMYTADKDGYKARYQIKNRKLSPGALKSAAG, via the exons ATGGCCTCAGCGAAATTG CTACTTTTCACTGCCCTGGTGGCTCTCATGGCCGCCCACAGCTCGGCGGGACTCCTGGACTACGTCTTTCCCACTCTAATGACGGAGTTCTACAACCAGGCGCCGACCAAGGAGGGATACCGCTTCGC GTCGGAGGAGCCCAATGGCAGCAAGCGCGAGGAGATGGGCGTGATCATGAACCCCGGCACTCCCGACGAGCAACTGGTGGTCATGGGCATGTACTCGTCCTACGACGAAAAGACTGACACCGAGACTGTGACGATGTACACCGCCGACAAGGATGGTTACAAGGCGCGTTACCAGATCAAGAACCGGAAGCTGAGCCCCGGCGCCCTGAAGTCCGCTGCAGGATAA
- the LOC122621688 gene encoding endocuticle structural glycoprotein SgAbd-9 isoform X2 codes for MAAHSSAGLLDYVFPTLMTEFYNQAPTKEGYRFASEEPNGSKREEMGVIMNPGTPDEQLVVMGMYSSYDEKTDTETVTMYTADKDGYKARYQIKNRKLSPGALKSAAG; via the exons ATGGCCGCCCACAGCTCGGCGGGACTCCTGGACTACGTCTTTCCCACTCTAATGACGGAGTTCTACAACCAGGCGCCGACCAAGGAGGGATACCGCTTCGC GTCGGAGGAGCCCAATGGCAGCAAGCGCGAGGAGATGGGCGTGATCATGAACCCCGGCACTCCCGACGAGCAACTGGTGGTCATGGGCATGTACTCGTCCTACGACGAAAAGACTGACACCGAGACTGTGACGATGTACACCGCCGACAAGGATGGTTACAAGGCGCGTTACCAGATCAAGAACCGGAAGCTGAGCCCCGGCGCCCTGAAGTCCGCTGCAGGATAA